Proteins from a genomic interval of Cucumis melo cultivar AY chromosome 7, USDA_Cmelo_AY_1.0, whole genome shotgun sequence:
- the LOC103493025 gene encoding uncharacterized protein LOC103493025 isoform X4 yields MGSSGSKSSSSSLPAQETLSCSGRILRGRSKGRRVFQSACLGTPSGSHHSDNDDSDSESENKKNAQDYSSTNQTAQALDQMKVEGYRRVKAEESVEMPCISSNSTLNGWDQAGVAVTAPRAGSTSARVTSLQSLNTSSNFLSRFSFIPGNVSFRLSRASSLGSSRSYPVSSTNLSMLNDENEPHLSDRPARRLDGQDETQQGSGSLSHPRTLPENESSEIRQSDRRTGSREPVERNFRFSRTLSVGRLRDRVLRRSSLSDFTFCPPQQEGDERDASHSGDDQHVWTAETRGLASEDNVMSSPTTSGFQASSLSSSLFSTQDFEVDTIRPREARYHDLLEHRSNFLERRRRIRSQVRALQRLGSRFENLSGHERSCILSGQHRTGHCTCRINNRDTNINDNTSARASISRIVMLAEALFEQSVVLSSRPASSIGSLPAPNDVVDSLPVKFYSKLQKHQTEEAAQCYICLVEYEEGDSMRVLPCHHEFHATCVDKWLKEIHRVCPLCRGDICSRSDALSDDVK; encoded by the exons ATGGGATCCAGTGGAAGTAAATCGTCGAGTAGTTCGCTGCCGGCGCAGGAGACTCTCTCGTGTTCTGGGAGAATCCTTAGGGGGAGATCCAAAGGCCGGAGAGTTTTTCAGTCTGCTTGCCTTGGTACCCCCTCTGGATCGCACCATAGCGACAATGACGATAGT GATTCTGAAAGTGAGAACAAAAAGAATGCTCAAGATTATTCATCTACAAATCAGACTGCTCAAGCATTAGATCAGATGAAAGTTGAGGGCTACAGGAGGGTAAAAGCTGAGGAATCTGTTGAAATGCCTTGCATATCATCGAATTCTACGCTTAATGGATGGGATCAAGCAGGTGTTGCTGTTACAGCCCCCAGAGCTGGAAGCACCTCTGCTCGTGTAACTTCCCTGCAATCGTTGAACACTTCGAGTAACTTCCTTTCTCGCTTTAGTTTCATTCCTGGTAATGTAAGCTTTAGACTTAGTAGAGCAAGCAGCTTAGGATCATCTAGATCTTACCCTGTGTCTTCAACAAATCTCTCAATGTTGAATGATGAAAACGAGCCTCATCTATCAGACAGACCTGCTAGACGCTTGGATGGTCAAGATGAAACTCAACAAG GGTCAGGAAGCCTTTCCCATCCTCGAACTCTACCTGAAAATGAAAGCAGTGAGATTAGACAGTCTGACAGGCGGACCGGATCTAGAGAACCGGTTGAGCGGAATTTTCGTTTTAGTCGGACACTTAGTGTTGGAAGACTCCGTGATAGAGTTCTTCGGAGATCATCGCTATCTGACTTCACATTTTGTCCTCCTCAACAAGAGGGAGATGAGAGAGATGCAAGTCATAGTGGCGATGACCAACATGTATGGACTGCTGAGACAAGGGGTTTGGCATCTGAAGATAATGTTATGAGCTCACCAACAACATCAGGTTTTCAAGCTTCTAGTCTATCCAGTTCCCTTTTCAGCACTCAAGATTTTGAAGTGGATACTATCCGACCTAGAGAAGCTAGATATCACGATCTGCTGGAACACAGGTCAAATTTCCTTGAACGGAGAAGAAGAATACGGTCCCAG GTTCGTGCCCTACAGCGGCTGGGAAGTCGCTTTGAGAACCTATCTGGGCATGAGAGATCATGTATATTATCCGGTCAACATAGAACCGGTCATTGTACTTGTCGTATCAATAATCGTGACACAAATATAAATGATAACACCAGTGCTAGAGCCAGTATATCAAGAATTGTAATGTTAGCTGAAGCCTTATTTGAG CAATCTGTAGTTTTATCCTCCCGCCCTGCATCATCTATTGGCTCTCTACCTGCACCGAACGATGTTGTAGATTCTTTGCCTGTTAAATTTTATTCCAAGTTGCAAAAGCATCAAACCGAGGAAGCTGCCCA ATGCTACATATGCCTGGTTGAGTACGAGGAAGGAGATAGCATGAGAGTGTTGCCTTGCCACCATGAGTTTCACGCCACATGTGTTGACAAATGGCTGAAGGAGATTCACAG GGTATGTCCACTTTGTCGAGGGGACATATGCAGCAGATCTGATGCGTTGTCAGACGATGTCAAGTGA
- the LOC103493025 gene encoding uncharacterized protein LOC103493025 isoform X1, which yields MGSSGSKSSSSSLPAQETLSCSGRILRGRSKGRRVFQSACLGTPSGSHHSDNDDSDSESENKKNAQDYSSTNQTAQALDQMKVEGYRRVKAEESVEMPCISSNSTLNGWDQAGVAVTAPRAGSTSARVTSLQSLNTSSNFLSRFSFIPGNVSFRLSRASSLGSSRSYPVSSTNLSMLNDENEPHLSDRPARRLDGQDETQQGRDLLPASVASETHTQCYGDSPANFRLNTQSSGLSDNLPENQSISSTHDMAGACNNFGVGSGSLSHPRTLPENESSEIRQSDRRTGSREPVERNFRFSRTLSVGRLRDRVLRRSSLSDFTFCPPQQEGDERDASHSGDDQHVWTAETRGLASEDNVMSSPTTSGFQASSLSSSLFSTQDFEVDTIRPREARYHDLLEHRSNFLERRRRIRSQVRALQRLGSRFENLSGHERSCILSGQHRTGHCTCRINNRDTNINDNTSARASISRIVMLAEALFEVLDEIHQQSVVLSSRPASSIGSLPAPNDVVDSLPVKFYSKLQKHQTEEAAQCYICLVEYEEGDSMRVLPCHHEFHATCVDKWLKEIHRVCPLCRGDICSRSDALSDDVK from the exons ATGGGATCCAGTGGAAGTAAATCGTCGAGTAGTTCGCTGCCGGCGCAGGAGACTCTCTCGTGTTCTGGGAGAATCCTTAGGGGGAGATCCAAAGGCCGGAGAGTTTTTCAGTCTGCTTGCCTTGGTACCCCCTCTGGATCGCACCATAGCGACAATGACGATAGT GATTCTGAAAGTGAGAACAAAAAGAATGCTCAAGATTATTCATCTACAAATCAGACTGCTCAAGCATTAGATCAGATGAAAGTTGAGGGCTACAGGAGGGTAAAAGCTGAGGAATCTGTTGAAATGCCTTGCATATCATCGAATTCTACGCTTAATGGATGGGATCAAGCAGGTGTTGCTGTTACAGCCCCCAGAGCTGGAAGCACCTCTGCTCGTGTAACTTCCCTGCAATCGTTGAACACTTCGAGTAACTTCCTTTCTCGCTTTAGTTTCATTCCTGGTAATGTAAGCTTTAGACTTAGTAGAGCAAGCAGCTTAGGATCATCTAGATCTTACCCTGTGTCTTCAACAAATCTCTCAATGTTGAATGATGAAAACGAGCCTCATCTATCAGACAGACCTGCTAGACGCTTGGATGGTCAAGATGAAACTCAACAAGGTAGGGACTTGCTTCCTGCATCAGTAGCTAGTGAAACTCATACTCAATGTTATGGAGACAGTCCTGCTAATTTTAGGTTAAATACACAATCTTCTGGTCTTTCTGATAACTTACCAGAGAATCAGTCAATTTCTTCTACCCATGACATGGCTGGTGCTTGTAATAATTTTGGAGTAGGGTCAGGAAGCCTTTCCCATCCTCGAACTCTACCTGAAAATGAAAGCAGTGAGATTAGACAGTCTGACAGGCGGACCGGATCTAGAGAACCGGTTGAGCGGAATTTTCGTTTTAGTCGGACACTTAGTGTTGGAAGACTCCGTGATAGAGTTCTTCGGAGATCATCGCTATCTGACTTCACATTTTGTCCTCCTCAACAAGAGGGAGATGAGAGAGATGCAAGTCATAGTGGCGATGACCAACATGTATGGACTGCTGAGACAAGGGGTTTGGCATCTGAAGATAATGTTATGAGCTCACCAACAACATCAGGTTTTCAAGCTTCTAGTCTATCCAGTTCCCTTTTCAGCACTCAAGATTTTGAAGTGGATACTATCCGACCTAGAGAAGCTAGATATCACGATCTGCTGGAACACAGGTCAAATTTCCTTGAACGGAGAAGAAGAATACGGTCCCAG GTTCGTGCCCTACAGCGGCTGGGAAGTCGCTTTGAGAACCTATCTGGGCATGAGAGATCATGTATATTATCCGGTCAACATAGAACCGGTCATTGTACTTGTCGTATCAATAATCGTGACACAAATATAAATGATAACACCAGTGCTAGAGCCAGTATATCAAGAATTGTAATGTTAGCTGAAGCCTTATTTGAG GTTCTGGATGAAATTCACCAGCAATCTGTAGTTTTATCCTCCCGCCCTGCATCATCTATTGGCTCTCTACCTGCACCGAACGATGTTGTAGATTCTTTGCCTGTTAAATTTTATTCCAAGTTGCAAAAGCATCAAACCGAGGAAGCTGCCCA ATGCTACATATGCCTGGTTGAGTACGAGGAAGGAGATAGCATGAGAGTGTTGCCTTGCCACCATGAGTTTCACGCCACATGTGTTGACAAATGGCTGAAGGAGATTCACAG GGTATGTCCACTTTGTCGAGGGGACATATGCAGCAGATCTGATGCGTTGTCAGACGATGTCAAGTGA
- the LOC103493025 gene encoding uncharacterized protein LOC103493025 isoform X2 codes for MGSSGSKSSSSSLPAQETLSCSGRILRGRSKGRRVFQSACLGTPSGSHHSDNDDSDSESENKKNAQDYSSTNQTAQALDQMKVEGYRRVKAEESVEMPCISSNSTLNGWDQAGVAVTAPRAGSTSARVTSLQSLNTSSNFLSRFSFIPGNVSFRLSRASSLGSSRSYPVSSTNLSMLNDENEPHLSDRPARRLDGQDETQQGRDLLPASVASETHTQCYGDSPANFRLNTQSSGLSDNLPENQSISSTHDMAGACNNFGVGSGSLSHPRTLPENESSEIRQSDRRTGSREPVERNFRFSRTLSVGRLRDRVLRRSSLSDFTFCPPQQEGDERDASHSGDDQHVWTAETRGLASEDNVMSSPTTSGFQASSLSSSLFSTQDFEVDTIRPREARYHDLLEHRSNFLERRRRIRSQVRALQRLGSRFENLSGHERSCILSGQHRTGHCTCRINNRDTNINDNTSARASISRIVMLAEALFEQSVVLSSRPASSIGSLPAPNDVVDSLPVKFYSKLQKHQTEEAAQCYICLVEYEEGDSMRVLPCHHEFHATCVDKWLKEIHRVCPLCRGDICSRSDALSDDVK; via the exons ATGGGATCCAGTGGAAGTAAATCGTCGAGTAGTTCGCTGCCGGCGCAGGAGACTCTCTCGTGTTCTGGGAGAATCCTTAGGGGGAGATCCAAAGGCCGGAGAGTTTTTCAGTCTGCTTGCCTTGGTACCCCCTCTGGATCGCACCATAGCGACAATGACGATAGT GATTCTGAAAGTGAGAACAAAAAGAATGCTCAAGATTATTCATCTACAAATCAGACTGCTCAAGCATTAGATCAGATGAAAGTTGAGGGCTACAGGAGGGTAAAAGCTGAGGAATCTGTTGAAATGCCTTGCATATCATCGAATTCTACGCTTAATGGATGGGATCAAGCAGGTGTTGCTGTTACAGCCCCCAGAGCTGGAAGCACCTCTGCTCGTGTAACTTCCCTGCAATCGTTGAACACTTCGAGTAACTTCCTTTCTCGCTTTAGTTTCATTCCTGGTAATGTAAGCTTTAGACTTAGTAGAGCAAGCAGCTTAGGATCATCTAGATCTTACCCTGTGTCTTCAACAAATCTCTCAATGTTGAATGATGAAAACGAGCCTCATCTATCAGACAGACCTGCTAGACGCTTGGATGGTCAAGATGAAACTCAACAAGGTAGGGACTTGCTTCCTGCATCAGTAGCTAGTGAAACTCATACTCAATGTTATGGAGACAGTCCTGCTAATTTTAGGTTAAATACACAATCTTCTGGTCTTTCTGATAACTTACCAGAGAATCAGTCAATTTCTTCTACCCATGACATGGCTGGTGCTTGTAATAATTTTGGAGTAGGGTCAGGAAGCCTTTCCCATCCTCGAACTCTACCTGAAAATGAAAGCAGTGAGATTAGACAGTCTGACAGGCGGACCGGATCTAGAGAACCGGTTGAGCGGAATTTTCGTTTTAGTCGGACACTTAGTGTTGGAAGACTCCGTGATAGAGTTCTTCGGAGATCATCGCTATCTGACTTCACATTTTGTCCTCCTCAACAAGAGGGAGATGAGAGAGATGCAAGTCATAGTGGCGATGACCAACATGTATGGACTGCTGAGACAAGGGGTTTGGCATCTGAAGATAATGTTATGAGCTCACCAACAACATCAGGTTTTCAAGCTTCTAGTCTATCCAGTTCCCTTTTCAGCACTCAAGATTTTGAAGTGGATACTATCCGACCTAGAGAAGCTAGATATCACGATCTGCTGGAACACAGGTCAAATTTCCTTGAACGGAGAAGAAGAATACGGTCCCAG GTTCGTGCCCTACAGCGGCTGGGAAGTCGCTTTGAGAACCTATCTGGGCATGAGAGATCATGTATATTATCCGGTCAACATAGAACCGGTCATTGTACTTGTCGTATCAATAATCGTGACACAAATATAAATGATAACACCAGTGCTAGAGCCAGTATATCAAGAATTGTAATGTTAGCTGAAGCCTTATTTGAG CAATCTGTAGTTTTATCCTCCCGCCCTGCATCATCTATTGGCTCTCTACCTGCACCGAACGATGTTGTAGATTCTTTGCCTGTTAAATTTTATTCCAAGTTGCAAAAGCATCAAACCGAGGAAGCTGCCCA ATGCTACATATGCCTGGTTGAGTACGAGGAAGGAGATAGCATGAGAGTGTTGCCTTGCCACCATGAGTTTCACGCCACATGTGTTGACAAATGGCTGAAGGAGATTCACAG GGTATGTCCACTTTGTCGAGGGGACATATGCAGCAGATCTGATGCGTTGTCAGACGATGTCAAGTGA
- the LOC103493025 gene encoding uncharacterized protein LOC103493025 isoform X3, with protein sequence MGSSGSKSSSSSLPAQETLSCSGRILRGRSKGRRVFQSACLGTPSGSHHSDNDDSDSESENKKNAQDYSSTNQTAQALDQMKVEGYRRVKAEESVEMPCISSNSTLNGWDQAGVAVTAPRAGSTSARVTSLQSLNTSSNFLSRFSFIPGNVSFRLSRASSLGSSRSYPVSSTNLSMLNDENEPHLSDRPARRLDGQDETQQGSGSLSHPRTLPENESSEIRQSDRRTGSREPVERNFRFSRTLSVGRLRDRVLRRSSLSDFTFCPPQQEGDERDASHSGDDQHVWTAETRGLASEDNVMSSPTTSGFQASSLSSSLFSTQDFEVDTIRPREARYHDLLEHRSNFLERRRRIRSQVRALQRLGSRFENLSGHERSCILSGQHRTGHCTCRINNRDTNINDNTSARASISRIVMLAEALFEVLDEIHQQSVVLSSRPASSIGSLPAPNDVVDSLPVKFYSKLQKHQTEEAAQCYICLVEYEEGDSMRVLPCHHEFHATCVDKWLKEIHRVCPLCRGDICSRSDALSDDVK encoded by the exons ATGGGATCCAGTGGAAGTAAATCGTCGAGTAGTTCGCTGCCGGCGCAGGAGACTCTCTCGTGTTCTGGGAGAATCCTTAGGGGGAGATCCAAAGGCCGGAGAGTTTTTCAGTCTGCTTGCCTTGGTACCCCCTCTGGATCGCACCATAGCGACAATGACGATAGT GATTCTGAAAGTGAGAACAAAAAGAATGCTCAAGATTATTCATCTACAAATCAGACTGCTCAAGCATTAGATCAGATGAAAGTTGAGGGCTACAGGAGGGTAAAAGCTGAGGAATCTGTTGAAATGCCTTGCATATCATCGAATTCTACGCTTAATGGATGGGATCAAGCAGGTGTTGCTGTTACAGCCCCCAGAGCTGGAAGCACCTCTGCTCGTGTAACTTCCCTGCAATCGTTGAACACTTCGAGTAACTTCCTTTCTCGCTTTAGTTTCATTCCTGGTAATGTAAGCTTTAGACTTAGTAGAGCAAGCAGCTTAGGATCATCTAGATCTTACCCTGTGTCTTCAACAAATCTCTCAATGTTGAATGATGAAAACGAGCCTCATCTATCAGACAGACCTGCTAGACGCTTGGATGGTCAAGATGAAACTCAACAAG GGTCAGGAAGCCTTTCCCATCCTCGAACTCTACCTGAAAATGAAAGCAGTGAGATTAGACAGTCTGACAGGCGGACCGGATCTAGAGAACCGGTTGAGCGGAATTTTCGTTTTAGTCGGACACTTAGTGTTGGAAGACTCCGTGATAGAGTTCTTCGGAGATCATCGCTATCTGACTTCACATTTTGTCCTCCTCAACAAGAGGGAGATGAGAGAGATGCAAGTCATAGTGGCGATGACCAACATGTATGGACTGCTGAGACAAGGGGTTTGGCATCTGAAGATAATGTTATGAGCTCACCAACAACATCAGGTTTTCAAGCTTCTAGTCTATCCAGTTCCCTTTTCAGCACTCAAGATTTTGAAGTGGATACTATCCGACCTAGAGAAGCTAGATATCACGATCTGCTGGAACACAGGTCAAATTTCCTTGAACGGAGAAGAAGAATACGGTCCCAG GTTCGTGCCCTACAGCGGCTGGGAAGTCGCTTTGAGAACCTATCTGGGCATGAGAGATCATGTATATTATCCGGTCAACATAGAACCGGTCATTGTACTTGTCGTATCAATAATCGTGACACAAATATAAATGATAACACCAGTGCTAGAGCCAGTATATCAAGAATTGTAATGTTAGCTGAAGCCTTATTTGAG GTTCTGGATGAAATTCACCAGCAATCTGTAGTTTTATCCTCCCGCCCTGCATCATCTATTGGCTCTCTACCTGCACCGAACGATGTTGTAGATTCTTTGCCTGTTAAATTTTATTCCAAGTTGCAAAAGCATCAAACCGAGGAAGCTGCCCA ATGCTACATATGCCTGGTTGAGTACGAGGAAGGAGATAGCATGAGAGTGTTGCCTTGCCACCATGAGTTTCACGCCACATGTGTTGACAAATGGCTGAAGGAGATTCACAG GGTATGTCCACTTTGTCGAGGGGACATATGCAGCAGATCTGATGCGTTGTCAGACGATGTCAAGTGA